A window of Hymenobacter aerilatus contains these coding sequences:
- a CDS encoding M20/M25/M40 family metallo-hydrolase, with protein MKHLLLLTAGLLIGFSSTAQKQPAVSAATVERVARTLTADDMGGRPSAGPGNLKAGQFLAAEFKRIGLKPLPGQSGFLQEFEAYEAQATARTATLNGADLPADNIVLVSGRPQVSWTNADAGVRTVVVGAQDNLYQVVRPLLDLHEDAVVVVDPTHQAPFKRLLGLNRGSVKGQKPAEHAVVMLLATTPLNSEAPTYAVTGATTIRPIAMRNVVGVLPGRDKKLAPEMVVFSAHYDHLGIIKAVAGDSIANGADDDASGTTAVVALAEYYKKQKKNARTLVFAAFTAEEIGGFGSQYFSRQLDPEKVVAMFNIEMIGKIAKFGPNTAFITGYERSNFGPLLQQNLQGSPFRFEPDPYPEQNLFYRSDNATLAKLGVPAHTISTDQIPTDKLYHSVDDEIESLDLKNMTAVINAIARSATGIISGQQTPTRVAKE; from the coding sequence ATGAAACACCTTCTTCTCTTAACGGCTGGCTTGCTGATTGGCTTTTCATCTACTGCCCAAAAGCAACCGGCTGTATCGGCGGCTACCGTGGAGCGCGTGGCCCGCACTCTTACGGCCGACGATATGGGCGGCCGCCCCAGCGCCGGCCCCGGCAACCTGAAAGCCGGCCAGTTTCTGGCGGCTGAATTCAAGCGCATCGGACTAAAGCCGTTGCCTGGTCAAAGCGGATTTTTGCAGGAGTTTGAGGCCTATGAGGCACAAGCCACCGCCCGCACAGCTACCCTAAATGGGGCAGACCTGCCCGCAGATAACATTGTGCTGGTTTCAGGCCGGCCGCAGGTCAGCTGGACCAATGCCGATGCCGGAGTGCGTACCGTTGTGGTCGGCGCTCAAGACAACCTGTACCAAGTGGTGCGGCCGCTGCTAGACCTGCACGAAGACGCCGTGGTGGTGGTAGACCCTACCCATCAGGCGCCGTTTAAGCGGTTGTTGGGGCTGAACCGCGGCTCTGTGAAAGGCCAGAAGCCAGCGGAACATGCCGTTGTTATGTTGCTGGCCACTACACCGTTAAATAGTGAGGCGCCTACCTATGCCGTTACGGGCGCTACCACTATCCGGCCGATAGCCATGCGCAATGTGGTAGGAGTGCTACCCGGCCGCGACAAAAAACTGGCCCCAGAAATGGTGGTCTTCTCGGCGCACTACGACCACCTGGGCATTATCAAAGCCGTAGCCGGCGACTCCATCGCCAACGGCGCTGACGACGATGCCAGCGGTACTACAGCCGTGGTAGCCCTGGCTGAGTACTACAAGAAACAGAAGAAAAACGCCCGTACGCTGGTGTTTGCAGCTTTCACGGCTGAGGAGATAGGTGGGTTCGGCTCGCAGTATTTCTCTCGCCAACTCGACCCGGAGAAGGTGGTGGCTATGTTCAACATTGAGATGATTGGCAAAATAGCGAAGTTTGGCCCCAACACGGCCTTCATCACCGGCTATGAGCGCAGCAACTTTGGCCCGCTGCTACAACAGAACCTACAAGGTTCGCCCTTCCGTTTCGAACCCGACCCCTACCCCGAGCAAAACCTATTCTACCGCTCCGACAACGCTACACTAGCAAAACTAGGCGTACCGGCCCATACCATCAGCACCGACCAGATTCCGACGGATAAGCTCTACCACTCCGTCGATGATGAAATTGAGAGCCTGGATTTAAAGAATATGACGGCTGTCATTAACGCTATTGCCCGCAGCGCCACCGGCATTATATCGGGCCAGCAAACCCCTACACGTGTAGCGAAGGAGTAG
- a CDS encoding M1 family metallopeptidase, whose protein sequence is MNKAFLLSLGLFLTTAATTQAQTPATATTVAEATPYRATATKRNDLVHTKLDVRFDYKKRYLYGKEWVTLKPHAYPTDSLQLDAKGMDIQTVALVNGNANQPLKFTYDEEFLRINLGKTVQPGTEYTVYIEYTAKPDELKVKGSAAITDAKGLYFINPDSSVAGKPVQIWTQGETEASSAWFPTIDRPNQKTTSEISMTVPSKYVTLSNGKMTDSKPAGAGLRTDTWKMELPHSPYLFMMAVGDFKITHDTWRGKPVDYYLEPKYAPYAKAIFGNTPEMLEFFSNRLGVEYPWNKYAQVVARDYVSGAMENTTATLHGEAVAGTAREMLDRPYGSSESIVAHELFHQWFGDYVTAESWSNLTVNESFADFSEGLWAEHKYGKDAADAHRFGYIRRYLSGPGNAQKDLVRFHYADKEDMFDGVTYQKGGAILDMLRTYLGDDVFFKSLTKYLTDNKFGNGEAHQLRLAFEAMSGKDLNWFFNQWYFGAGHPVVTIDYGWDAATKQQSVTIKQTQEGQKFILPLAIDVYVKGKAERHQVLMTEGTQTFRFAAAGQPELVNVDATKMTLWQKTDNKPFSAYVYQYQHAPLYLDRREALVAAQSRQKEDAAARTLLFSALNDKFYGLRLAAAQSLDLKNADLRKKAPALLRKQLSQEKETAVQAALLSSLATLNDKRDQNLYEKYLDNQSYNVQGAALNGLSLTKPAVALSRAKSLEADSRGALTQAITEVYAKYGDASQWPYIQAQFDEAGAQQRINMLEALDEVMVRTTDPAIFNAALTRVKELGIKYKQYGIDQAVLGLLGDVQQRKTGATATQAKQDLEKAAQEIQQAQ, encoded by the coding sequence ATGAATAAAGCCTTCTTGCTGAGCCTGGGTCTGTTTCTGACTACCGCTGCGACTACGCAGGCGCAAACCCCGGCTACGGCTACCACTGTAGCCGAGGCCACTCCTTACCGTGCCACCGCCACCAAGCGCAACGATCTGGTGCACACCAAGCTCGACGTGCGCTTCGACTATAAAAAGCGCTACCTCTACGGCAAAGAATGGGTGACGCTGAAGCCCCACGCCTACCCTACCGACTCGCTCCAGCTCGATGCCAAGGGCATGGATATTCAGACTGTAGCGCTAGTAAATGGCAATGCCAATCAGCCGCTGAAATTCACCTACGACGAGGAGTTTCTGCGCATCAACCTGGGCAAAACTGTGCAACCGGGCACTGAGTACACGGTGTACATCGAGTACACGGCCAAGCCCGACGAGCTGAAAGTGAAGGGCTCGGCGGCCATTACCGATGCCAAAGGCTTGTACTTCATCAATCCCGACAGCTCGGTGGCTGGCAAACCGGTGCAGATCTGGACCCAGGGCGAGACGGAAGCCTCCTCGGCGTGGTTCCCTACCATCGACCGACCCAACCAGAAAACCACTTCGGAAATTTCGATGACGGTGCCCAGCAAGTACGTAACGCTGAGCAACGGCAAAATGACCGACAGCAAGCCTGCCGGCGCTGGCCTCCGCACCGACACCTGGAAGATGGAACTGCCCCACTCGCCCTACCTCTTCATGATGGCTGTGGGCGACTTCAAAATCACGCACGACACGTGGCGCGGCAAGCCGGTAGATTATTACCTGGAGCCCAAATACGCGCCCTACGCTAAGGCAATCTTCGGCAATACGCCCGAGATGCTGGAGTTCTTCTCGAACCGCTTGGGCGTGGAATACCCTTGGAATAAGTATGCCCAAGTAGTAGCCCGCGACTACGTGAGCGGCGCCATGGAAAATACCACCGCTACCCTACACGGCGAGGCGGTAGCTGGCACAGCCCGCGAAATGCTGGACCGCCCTTACGGCAGCAGTGAGTCGATTGTGGCGCACGAGCTGTTTCACCAGTGGTTTGGCGACTACGTAACGGCCGAAAGCTGGAGCAACCTGACCGTGAACGAGTCGTTTGCCGATTTCTCGGAAGGCCTATGGGCCGAGCACAAGTATGGCAAAGACGCCGCCGACGCCCACCGCTTTGGCTATATCCGGCGCTACCTCAGCGGCCCCGGCAATGCCCAGAAGGACCTCGTGCGCTTCCACTACGCCGACAAAGAAGACATGTTTGATGGCGTGACCTACCAAAAGGGCGGTGCTATTCTGGATATGCTGCGCACCTACCTCGGCGACGACGTCTTCTTCAAATCCCTCACCAAATATCTCACCGACAACAAGTTCGGCAACGGCGAAGCACACCAGCTACGCCTGGCCTTCGAGGCTATGTCGGGTAAGGATTTGAACTGGTTTTTCAACCAGTGGTACTTCGGCGCCGGCCATCCCGTAGTGACTATCGACTACGGCTGGGATGCAGCCACCAAACAGCAGAGTGTCACTATCAAGCAAACGCAGGAAGGGCAAAAGTTCATCCTACCCCTGGCTATTGATGTGTATGTGAAGGGTAAGGCCGAGCGCCATCAGGTGTTGATGACGGAAGGCACGCAAACGTTCCGTTTTGCTGCTGCTGGCCAGCCTGAGCTGGTGAACGTGGATGCCACCAAAATGACGCTCTGGCAGAAAACCGACAACAAGCCGTTTAGCGCCTATGTGTACCAATACCAGCACGCGCCCCTGTATCTCGACCGGCGCGAGGCGCTGGTAGCGGCCCAGTCGCGCCAGAAGGAAGATGCTGCCGCCCGCACCCTGTTGTTCTCGGCTCTCAACGACAAATTCTACGGTCTGCGCTTGGCCGCTGCCCAGTCTCTGGACCTGAAAAATGCTGATCTGCGCAAGAAAGCGCCCGCCCTGTTGCGCAAGCAGCTCAGCCAGGAAAAGGAAACTGCCGTGCAGGCCGCATTGCTCAGCAGCCTCGCTACCCTCAACGATAAGCGTGACCAGAATCTGTACGAAAAGTACCTTGACAACCAGTCGTACAATGTACAGGGGGCGGCCCTCAACGGCCTGAGCCTGACCAAGCCTGCCGTGGCCCTGAGCCGTGCCAAATCATTGGAGGCCGATAGCCGTGGGGCCCTCACGCAAGCCATTACCGAAGTGTATGCCAAATACGGCGACGCCAGCCAGTGGCCCTATATTCAGGCGCAGTTTGATGAAGCGGGTGCGCAACAACGCATCAACATGCTGGAAGCTTTGGATGAGGTAATGGTGCGCACCACCGATCCGGCCATCTTCAATGCGGCCCTCACCCGTGTGAAGGAGTTGGGCATCAAGTACAAGCAATACGGCATCGACCAAGCGGTACTGGGTTTGCTGGGTGATGTGCAGCAGCGTAAAACCGGCGCTACGGCTACCCAGGCCAAACAAGACCTTGAAAAAGCCGCGCAGGAAATCCAGCAAGCGCAGTAG
- a CDS encoding LacI family DNA-binding transcriptional regulator: MARAKASITDLAEQLGISVSTVSRALSNHPSISDATKQRVWKLAKELHYQPNHLAAGLRKGRSKLLGVIVPHIDGHFFTLVVKGIETVATKAGFNVLICQSNEDVAHERKNIETLLGAQVEGILVSLSRTTRDFRHFEKVQQQQIPLVFFDRVLDGPDVSAVVLDDRAGGYQSTKHLIQQGYRRIAHFGGPQHLNIYKDRRQGYLDALREHNLPVEEELIHIGNMKMEDGAAGIAHLLALPHPPDAVFSASDFAAVGALQVLKQRGLRVPQDMALAGFSNETFTSLTEPMLTTIDQRCEQMGQAAVRLFLEILAEPTGDFSPRRVVLRPDLLVRSSSQPV; encoded by the coding sequence TTGGCCCGCGCAAAAGCCTCCATTACCGACCTGGCCGAACAGCTGGGCATTTCTGTTTCTACCGTATCTCGGGCGCTTAGCAACCATCCCAGCATCAGCGACGCTACCAAACAGCGGGTGTGGAAGCTGGCCAAGGAGCTGCATTACCAGCCCAACCACCTCGCAGCTGGCCTGCGCAAAGGCCGCAGCAAGCTGCTAGGCGTAATTGTGCCGCACATCGACGGGCACTTTTTTACGCTAGTAGTTAAGGGCATCGAAACGGTAGCAACCAAGGCCGGTTTCAACGTGCTTATCTGCCAGTCGAACGAAGACGTGGCTCATGAGCGTAAGAACATCGAAACGCTGCTGGGGGCGCAGGTAGAGGGTATTCTGGTGTCGTTGTCGCGCACCACGCGCGACTTTCGGCATTTCGAAAAGGTACAGCAGCAGCAGATTCCATTGGTGTTTTTTGACCGGGTGCTGGATGGTCCCGACGTGAGTGCCGTGGTGCTCGATGACCGCGCCGGGGGTTACCAGTCTACCAAGCACCTCATTCAGCAGGGCTACCGGCGCATTGCGCACTTCGGTGGTCCACAACACCTCAATATCTACAAGGATCGGCGCCAGGGCTACCTCGATGCCCTACGCGAGCACAACCTACCCGTGGAGGAGGAGCTGATCCATATCGGCAACATGAAGATGGAAGACGGCGCTGCTGGCATTGCCCACCTGCTCGCCCTACCCCATCCCCCCGACGCTGTATTTTCGGCCAGCGACTTTGCGGCCGTGGGCGCTCTGCAGGTGCTCAAGCAGCGCGGTCTGCGTGTCCCTCAGGATATGGCGCTGGCAGGTTTCAGCAACGAAACCTTCACCTCCCTCACCGAGCCCATGCTCACTACCATCGACCAACGCTGCGAGCAGATGGGCCAGGCCGCCGTGCGCCTGTTTCTGGAGATTCTGGCCGAGCCCACCGGCGACTTCTCGCCCCGCCGCGTGGTACTCCGACCCGATTTGCTGGTGCGCAGCTCTTCGCAGCCTGTGTAA
- a CDS encoding META domain-containing protein gives MRIPLLFTTITTAALLGSCATREPAETNQTPATAATPLRGTYWVLHQLGNSAVTTPADSQELYLTLSADSSNSAQGQAGCNRFRGRFTLAANDQLSFSPLMSTKMACPRLALESRYISALEGTTRYQLAGDTLRLLGAPAGTQVVAQFHAGTAPE, from the coding sequence ATGCGCATCCCTCTGCTTTTCACTACTATAACCACCGCGGCGTTGCTTGGCAGCTGCGCCACCCGCGAGCCGGCCGAAACCAACCAGACACCTGCTACCGCTGCAACGCCCCTCCGCGGCACGTACTGGGTGCTTCACCAACTAGGCAATTCAGCCGTGACTACTCCCGCAGACAGCCAGGAGCTATACCTTACCTTGAGTGCCGACAGCAGCAACAGCGCCCAAGGGCAAGCCGGCTGCAACCGCTTTCGGGGCCGCTTCACTCTCGCCGCCAACGATCAGCTGAGCTTCTCACCGCTCATGTCCACCAAAATGGCATGCCCGCGCTTGGCGTTGGAAAGCCGCTACATAAGCGCCCTCGAGGGCACTACCCGCTACCAACTCGCCGGCGACACGCTGCGCCTACTAGGTGCCCCCGCCGGTACGCAAGTGGTGGCACAATTTCATGCCGGTACAGCTCCAGAGTAA
- a CDS encoding transporter, which translates to MRTTILLTATGLLLLAGPARTLAQNLPSDPVENADTPFIRNLRPDRPGQTVTTSMLHPGQVQVELGTLRYAPPDGLGPRRTLSSALLRVGFFNHIELRASQGYLASVSAPTPVGDAPLPTLPSYSSGFAPLTVGAKFLASSNQDARSQVVLLTELTLPTGDASYPNQTYEPAARLLVSQQLGQRYGLEANVGFRQRGFRAEGTSQGHYLGTLALNGAILPTIGFFAETYTFWQRIYGWQPGLTGGLYWRLLPGLRLDLNAGNTWRAGRAAPQIGAGLSVRLPK; encoded by the coding sequence ATGCGCACGACCATATTGCTGACGGCTACCGGCTTGCTTCTGCTTGCTGGTCCGGCCCGCACCCTGGCCCAGAACCTCCCCTCCGACCCTGTAGAAAATGCGGATACGCCTTTTATCCGCAACCTCCGCCCCGACCGTCCGGGCCAGACCGTTACGACCAGTATGCTGCATCCCGGCCAGGTGCAGGTGGAACTGGGGACTTTGCGTTACGCGCCGCCAGATGGCTTGGGCCCGCGCCGCACGTTGTCGTCGGCGCTGCTGCGGGTAGGCTTTTTCAACCACATAGAGCTTCGGGCTTCGCAAGGGTATTTAGCGAGCGTATCCGCTCCTACCCCTGTCGGCGATGCGCCATTGCCTACCCTACCCTCTTACTCCAGCGGCTTTGCCCCGCTCACAGTAGGAGCTAAGTTCCTCGCTTCCAGCAACCAAGATGCTCGCTCTCAGGTGGTACTGCTTACCGAGCTGACCCTACCCACCGGCGACGCATCCTACCCTAACCAAACCTACGAGCCGGCAGCCCGCTTGCTGGTATCGCAGCAGCTGGGCCAGCGCTACGGCCTGGAGGCCAACGTGGGCTTTCGGCAGCGCGGCTTCCGGGCCGAGGGCACCAGCCAAGGACACTACTTGGGCACCTTAGCGCTGAATGGAGCTATTCTGCCCACCATCGGCTTTTTCGCCGAAACGTATACTTTCTGGCAGCGCATCTATGGCTGGCAGCCGGGCCTCACGGGCGGCTTGTACTGGCGCCTCCTCCCTGGCCTGCGCCTTGATCTGAATGCCGGAAATACTTGGCGTGCAGGCCGTGCCGCCCCGCAGATAGGCGCTGGATTAAGCGTGCGGCTACCGAAATAG
- a CDS encoding glycoside hydrolase family 43 protein, whose product MISRRHFLQQSAAGLAALALANQQALAAARTYTNPVYPGSFPDPFVLRHGKRYYAFGTTGQSRTTDGRIFTLLTSDNMVDWRPQGGVLLPPPEAEGADFWAPEVVEHNGTFYMYYSKGGGAIASSVGHRLYVATSPKPEGPYQQVAMLDVPESKFTIDAHAFRDTDGQWYLFYARDFTDTDNGYRPGTGLAVDKLVGMTKLAGQSRTVMRARHDWTVFEKNRTMPLYDNRTFAEWHTLEGPFVRRHNGKYYCFYSGANFLTDRYGVDYCVADTVMGPYQDTGSDKGARVLHSIPGKVRGPGHHSHTMSPDGKTEYLVYHAWDEGMKERQLCIDKLLWTAQGPRCQGPTYTPQPTPR is encoded by the coding sequence ATGATTTCCCGCCGTCACTTCCTCCAACAATCTGCTGCTGGCTTAGCCGCACTGGCCTTGGCCAACCAACAGGCCCTGGCTGCCGCCCGCACCTATACCAACCCCGTCTACCCTGGCTCTTTCCCCGACCCTTTCGTGCTTCGCCACGGTAAGCGTTATTACGCATTTGGCACCACAGGCCAGAGCCGCACCACCGATGGACGCATTTTTACGCTGCTTACTTCGGATAATATGGTAGACTGGCGGCCCCAAGGCGGCGTCCTCCTACCCCCACCTGAGGCCGAAGGTGCCGATTTCTGGGCGCCGGAAGTGGTGGAGCACAACGGTACGTTTTATATGTACTACTCCAAGGGCGGCGGCGCCATTGCGTCGTCGGTGGGGCACCGGCTCTACGTGGCTACCAGCCCGAAGCCCGAAGGCCCCTACCAGCAGGTAGCCATGCTGGACGTGCCGGAAAGCAAGTTTACGATTGATGCCCACGCCTTTCGCGACACTGACGGGCAGTGGTATCTGTTCTACGCCCGCGACTTTACGGATACCGACAACGGTTACCGCCCCGGCACCGGCCTGGCCGTGGATAAGCTAGTAGGCATGACCAAGCTGGCCGGCCAGAGCCGTACCGTGATGCGCGCTCGCCACGACTGGACGGTGTTTGAGAAAAACCGCACCATGCCGCTCTACGACAACCGCACTTTTGCGGAGTGGCACACGCTGGAAGGCCCCTTTGTACGTCGGCATAATGGCAAATATTACTGCTTCTACAGCGGCGCTAATTTTCTTACGGACCGTTACGGGGTAGACTATTGCGTGGCTGATACCGTGATGGGCCCCTACCAGGATACGGGGTCCGATAAGGGCGCCCGTGTGCTACACTCTATCCCCGGCAAGGTGCGCGGCCCCGGCCACCACTCGCACACCATGAGCCCCGATGGCAAAACCGAGTACCTCGTGTACCACGCCTGGGACGAGGGGATGAAGGAACGGCAACTCTGCATCGACAAGCTGCTCTGGACGGCCCAGGGCCCCCGCTGCCAAGGTCCTACCTATACGCCCCAGCCGACACCGCGGTAG
- a CDS encoding pyruvate carboxylase, translating to MNIRKLLVANRGEIAIRVMRAATELGITTVAVYTFEDRYSLHRYKADEAYQIGEDDDPLKPYLDIEGLLRVAKDNGVDAIHPGYGFLSENATLARRCGEEGIIFVGPRPEVMEALGDKVRAKEVALREQVPIIQSSEEELNDFETARTEANRIGYPVMLKAASGGGGRGMRVIRDDDQLEKGFFEARNEALKAFGDDTVFLEKFVEQPKHIEVQVVADAYGSVTHLYERDCSVQRRFQKVVEVAPALGLAEELREQLYDYALRLARAVNYNNVGTVEFLVKPEAGEIYFIEVNPRIQVEHTVTEMVTGVDLIKTQLYIASGYHLQDPEINLDPQVRPRITGFALQCRLTTEAPENDFKPDYGTIVAYRSAGGFGIRLDQGSVYQGAKILPFFDSLLVKVSAQAPTLKEAAERMLRTLWEFRIRGVRTNIQFLQNIVSHPDFQNGSATVDFIKDHPELFKFEVRQDRGTKLLSFLGDIIVNGNPDVHGAQDPARDMPKPKLPHYDATAPYPPGTKNRLTELGPEGFAKWLREDNLIHYTDTTLRDAHQSLLATRMRTFDMLKVAERFAKQHPQAFSLECWGGATFDVALRFLHEDPWERLAKLREAVPNILLQMLIRGANGVGYKAYPDNLVERFVQQSWETGIDVFRIFDSLNWMPGMESCIRFVREKTQGLAEASICYTNDLLDPQNKKYNLDYYLRLAKQIEDAGAHILCIKDMAGLLKPYAAQELIAGLRDTVSLPIHLHTHDTSSLQAATYLKAVEAGVNVIDVALGSLSGLTSQPNFNATVEMLRHTPRHREFDQQSLNEFSNYWEGVRTYYQPFESGLKAGSADVFQHEIPGGQYSNLRPQAAALGLADKFELIKKTFADVNQLFGDITKVTPSSKVVGDMALFLVSNNLTTQDVWDKGQTLNFPESVQSLFRGDIGQPEGGWPEGLQEIILKDQQPYTDRPNAHLEPIDFDAEWKAFQEKFGPGVEFTDLLSYLLYPKVFEQYWAFVQEYGDVSVVPTRLFFYGMQPGEESIIDIARGKSIIVKFRSLGIANDEGKRTVFFSINGETRNLEVRDRSVEVKKVQNAKADKANPRQVGAPLQGLLSRVLVKPGEEVKRNAPLFIIEAMKMETTITAPDDTTVEAVTLEEGTLVNADDLVLTLG from the coding sequence ATGAATATTCGCAAACTCCTCGTTGCTAACCGGGGCGAAATTGCCATCCGCGTGATGCGGGCTGCTACTGAACTAGGCATCACTACGGTGGCCGTGTATACCTTCGAGGACCGCTACTCTCTGCACCGCTACAAGGCCGACGAGGCCTACCAGATAGGCGAGGACGACGACCCCCTGAAGCCCTACCTTGATATTGAAGGCCTGTTGCGCGTAGCGAAGGACAACGGCGTAGATGCCATCCACCCCGGCTACGGCTTCCTGAGCGAAAATGCTACCCTGGCCCGGCGCTGCGGCGAGGAAGGTATCATCTTCGTAGGGCCGCGCCCCGAGGTGATGGAAGCCCTTGGCGACAAAGTGCGCGCCAAGGAAGTGGCCCTGCGTGAGCAAGTGCCCATTATTCAGAGTAGTGAAGAAGAACTGAACGACTTTGAAACGGCCCGGACTGAGGCCAACCGTATCGGCTACCCCGTGATGCTGAAGGCTGCCTCGGGCGGCGGGGGTAGGGGCATGCGCGTCATCCGCGACGATGACCAGCTGGAAAAAGGCTTTTTCGAGGCCCGCAACGAGGCTCTAAAAGCCTTCGGCGACGATACCGTGTTCCTGGAAAAGTTTGTGGAGCAGCCCAAGCACATTGAGGTGCAGGTAGTGGCCGACGCTTACGGCAGCGTGACGCACCTCTATGAGCGTGACTGCTCCGTGCAGCGCCGCTTTCAGAAGGTAGTAGAGGTGGCGCCCGCGCTAGGCCTGGCTGAGGAACTACGCGAACAGCTCTATGACTACGCCCTGCGCTTGGCCCGCGCTGTGAACTACAACAACGTGGGCACAGTGGAATTTTTGGTGAAGCCGGAAGCGGGCGAGATTTACTTCATTGAGGTTAACCCGCGCATTCAGGTAGAGCACACCGTCACGGAGATGGTGACGGGCGTCGACCTCATCAAAACCCAGCTCTATATCGCGTCGGGTTACCACTTGCAGGACCCCGAAATCAACCTCGATCCGCAGGTGCGGCCCCGCATCACGGGCTTTGCCTTGCAGTGCCGCCTCACCACCGAGGCCCCCGAAAACGACTTCAAGCCCGATTATGGCACCATCGTGGCCTACCGTTCGGCGGGCGGTTTTGGTATTCGCCTCGACCAGGGCTCGGTGTACCAGGGCGCCAAGATTCTACCGTTTTTCGACTCGCTGCTGGTGAAGGTGTCGGCGCAGGCGCCTACCCTTAAGGAGGCCGCCGAACGGATGCTGCGCACCCTGTGGGAGTTCCGGATTAGGGGCGTGCGCACCAATATTCAGTTTTTGCAAAATATCGTATCGCACCCTGATTTCCAGAATGGTAGCGCTACGGTTGACTTTATCAAAGACCACCCCGAACTGTTTAAGTTTGAGGTGCGTCAGGACCGCGGTACTAAGCTGCTGAGCTTCTTAGGCGACATCATCGTGAACGGCAACCCCGACGTGCACGGTGCCCAGGACCCGGCCCGCGACATGCCCAAGCCCAAGCTGCCCCACTACGACGCTACCGCGCCCTATCCCCCCGGTACCAAAAACCGCCTCACCGAGCTGGGGCCGGAGGGCTTTGCCAAGTGGCTGCGCGAGGACAACCTCATTCACTACACCGATACCACCCTGCGCGACGCCCACCAGAGCCTGCTGGCCACGCGTATGCGCACGTTTGATATGCTGAAGGTGGCCGAGCGCTTCGCCAAGCAGCACCCCCAAGCGTTTTCGCTGGAGTGCTGGGGCGGTGCCACCTTCGATGTAGCCCTACGCTTTCTGCACGAAGACCCCTGGGAGCGCCTGGCCAAGCTGCGTGAGGCCGTGCCCAACATTCTGTTGCAAATGCTGATCCGGGGTGCCAACGGCGTGGGCTACAAGGCCTACCCCGACAACCTGGTAGAGCGCTTCGTGCAACAGAGCTGGGAAACCGGTATCGACGTGTTCCGCATTTTCGACTCGCTGAACTGGATGCCGGGCATGGAGAGCTGCATCCGGTTTGTGCGCGAGAAAACGCAAGGACTGGCCGAGGCCAGCATCTGCTACACGAACGACCTGCTGGACCCACAGAACAAGAAGTACAACCTGGACTACTACCTGCGCCTAGCCAAGCAAATTGAAGATGCTGGCGCCCATATCCTCTGCATCAAGGACATGGCGGGCCTCTTGAAGCCCTACGCTGCCCAGGAGCTAATTGCGGGCCTGCGCGACACCGTGAGCCTACCCATCCACCTGCACACCCACGACACCAGCAGCCTGCAAGCTGCTACCTACCTCAAGGCCGTAGAGGCCGGCGTAAATGTGATTGATGTAGCCTTGGGTAGCCTTTCGGGTCTCACTTCGCAGCCCAACTTCAACGCCACGGTGGAAATGTTGCGCCACACGCCCCGCCACCGCGAGTTTGATCAGCAGAGCCTCAACGAGTTCAGCAACTATTGGGAAGGCGTGCGCACGTACTACCAGCCGTTTGAATCGGGTCTGAAAGCTGGGTCGGCCGACGTGTTTCAGCACGAAATTCCTGGTGGGCAGTATTCCAACCTACGTCCGCAGGCCGCGGCTCTGGGCCTGGCCGATAAGTTTGAGCTGATTAAAAAGACGTTTGCCGACGTGAACCAGCTGTTCGGCGACATCACGAAGGTGACACCGTCCTCGAAGGTAGTAGGCGATATGGCCCTGTTCCTAGTATCGAACAACCTGACCACTCAGGACGTGTGGGACAAAGGCCAGACGTTGAACTTCCCCGAATCGGTGCAAAGCCTGTTCCGCGGCGACATTGGGCAGCCCGAGGGTGGCTGGCCCGAGGGGTTGCAGGAAATCATCCTGAAAGACCAGCAGCCGTACACCGACCGCCCGAACGCCCATCTGGAACCCATCGACTTTGATGCGGAATGGAAGGCGTTCCAGGAAAAATTTGGGCCGGGCGTGGAGTTTACGGATTTGCTTTCCTACTTGCTCTATCCTAAAGTGTTCGAGCAGTACTGGGCGTTTGTGCAGGAGTACGGTGACGTGTCGGTGGTGCCTACACGGCTGTTTTTCTACGGTATGCAGCCCGGCGAGGAAAGCATCATCGACATTGCCCGAGGCAAGAGCATCATTGTGAAGTTCCGCTCTTTGGGCATTGCCAACGACGAGGGCAAGCGTACCGTGTTCTTTTCCATCAATGGCGAAACCCGCAACCTGGAAGTGCGCGACCGGTCGGTGGAAGTGAAGAAGGTCCAAAACGCCAAGGCCGACAAAGCCAACCCCCGCCAAGTAGGTGCGCCGCTGCAAGGGTTGTTGTCGCGCGTGCTGGTGAAGCCTGGTGAGGAAGTGAAGCGCAACGCGCCGCTGTTCATCATCGAGGCCATGAAAATGGAAACCACCATCACGGCCCCCGACGATACCACCGTGGAAGCCGTAACGCTGGAAGAAGGCACCCTCGTGAATGCCGACGATTTGGTGCTGACGCTGGGGTAA